From Rutidosis leptorrhynchoides isolate AG116_Rl617_1_P2 unplaced genomic scaffold, CSIRO_AGI_Rlap_v1 contig297, whole genome shotgun sequence, the proteins below share one genomic window:
- the LOC139882651 gene encoding translocon-associated protein subunit alpha-like, with protein EALGYGDGSFDSAPGIVTVAVFPKNSARLIQAGEESELLAGLKNDAESSVNVIAITASVRLSYDHRYTIQNITAQTFTNATVPASAQATFPFIFTLSKFFQAGTFDLVGTVYYEIDQQPYQSTFYNGTIEVVEAGGSLSIESVFLVALGIGLLALLFTWIKNEIKNFSKKTKRPSKVETGTSTTDSSQDEWLQGTAFAQSQSGKQSKKKK; from the exons GAAGCTCTAGGTTATGGCGATGGAAGTTTTGATTCGGCTCCTGGAATAGTAACAGTCGCTGTCTTCCCTAAAAATAGCGCCCGTC TGATTCAGGCTGGCGAAGAGTCTGAGCTACTTGCTGGGCTAAAAAATGATG CTGAGTCAAGTGTGAATGTTATCGCAATCACGGCCAGTGTTCGCCTCTCTTATGATCATCGCTACACAATCCAAAATATCACCGCTCAG ACATTTACCAATGCAACTGTGCCAGCTTCAGCTCAGGCTACTTTCCCATTCATCTTTACACTCAGCAAATTTTTCCAA GCTGGAACTTTTGATCTGGTGGGAACCGTTTATTACGAGATTGACCAGCAGCCATACCAAAGTACATTCTACAATGGAACTATTGAGGTTGTGGAGGCAGGAGGCTCCCTAAGCATTGAGTCAGTTTTTCTGGTCGCCCTTGGGATTGGTCTTCTAGCTCTCCTCTTTACATGGATTAAAAATGAGATAAAGAACTTCTCTAAG AAAACCAAGAGGCCTTCGAAGGTGGAAACTGGAACTAGCACTACAGATTCCTCTCAGGATGAGTGGCTTCAG GGAACTGCTTTTGCTCAATCTCAGTCTGGGAAACAATCAAAGAAGAAGAAGTAA